TGCGCCGGCATATTTCGATTCTGGAGCAGGAACGTGGCGAGAAGCTGTTCGAACTCGACGAGGACCGCCGCTACAAATTGACGCCGGAAGGTGAACGGGCGCTCGACGAGGCGCTCGAGATCGTTGCGCGGGGTGATGCGTGGCTCAAGAACCAGTCCGGTAAGATCAAGGGCCTGTCCCACTTGATGGTCGAGCCGGAGCAGGGGAATCGCTACTACCTTCAGCAACATTCGCTCACGAAGCTCTGGCAGGACGGGCCGGAGAGGCTCCGCGCGACAGCAAAGGCGTGGGCGGAGGCCGAAGGAAAGCTCAATCATCGCGCATTTGCAGCACATCGTTCGCACTGCATCGTATTCCGTCCGTCAGGGACGCAGTGGGTCTGCGCTGAAATCGGCGCGCGGTCGTCCTATGCAACGTGGTTCGGCAAGGACTGGGCGGCGTCGAGCATTGGCCTGTCTTTCAGCAGCCTCGTGCGCGGATCGGGGCTGGGGGCGGTGTCGTTCG
Above is a window of Marivivens aquimaris DNA encoding:
- a CDS encoding LysR family transcriptional regulator, which gives rise to MLRSFTTLAEVLNLSRAVTLLGSTRQTLRRHISILEQERGEKLFELDEDRRYKLTPEGERALDEALEIVARGDAWLKNQSGKIKGLSHLMVEPEQGNRYYLQQHSLTKLWQDGPERLRATAKAWAEAEGKLNHRAFAAHRSHCIVFRPSGTQWVCAEIGARSSYATWFGKDWAASSIGLSFSSLVRGSGLGAVSFDPYREILANGGVRFDHISTELPREEPDEKFPISYARVMMGCRFPDNSVGVVSSSIRTYDIQIAGVPDSWIKSMDPSALMDDDI